The DNA sequence TCGAGCTGCTCAAACAAAAATGGCGTATCATTATGTTTATCATACTGCGTCATCGTTATAAAAAATGAAAGTGATACGCGTGATCGAGAAAAATGAGAAAACGATTGAGCAACAAAAGGTTCTGTTAATTGGCGCGCGCGATCTGGCCTAAAATTGAAAAAAATAAGACCATCATCCGGTTCAATAGTACGCATCGCTTTGAGTTGCGTGGGCGGTACAAATTCATCAGAAATATTTTCTGCGTAATAATATTCAAGAGCCGCGCGCCATGATTCAAATTGAATCTCTTGAGGCTCCGTTAATATTTTATAACTTTGCTCGGTTCTATCCCAATGCTGATCTCTATCCATCGCATAAAATCTGCCATGCAGAGAACCTATCGTTCCAATGCCATTTTTTTTGCACCATATCTCTAATTCATTTAAAAAATATTCAGCAGATCGTTGGGGAACATCGCGGCCATCAAGAATTGCATGAATAACTACTCGCTCAATATTATTTTCTTTTGCTGCTTTTAGAAGCGCATAAAGATGCTTAATATCGCTATGAACTCTGCCATTTGAAACTAATCCAATTATATGGAGCTTATTTTTTTTATTGATTTTTCTGAGTGCCTTAACGAGCATTTTATTTGAAAAAAACTTACCGTTCTTGATTGCAGTATCGATCCGCACCGCATCGCTTTCAATACGTCTACCGGCTCCGATCGTAAGATGCCCAACTTCCGAGTTACCAATCCGACCTTTGGCCAAACCAACCGCGTTTCCCGATGCGGCAAGCAATGTATGCGGATACTTTTCGAGAGCCATTTGAAAAAAAGGTTTTTCTGCATGCGCTATCGCATTTCCGTTTGTTTGTTCACTGCGCCCAAATCCATCCAGTATCACTAAAACTAAGGTTTTTTTTTCCATATCAAGCTCTCGTTTCTTTTTTTTATATATGGTACACTCCGCTCAACCGATAGCGTACTTTCCGATTAAATCTAATGCCAATAGTCGGAAGTTTGGAAGCTATTAATTCTTTTTTTATTCAAGCCAATTTTGAAATAATAAACTGTGGAAGGATATACGATGATGCACCTCTTGTTTATTGCTTTATCTTTTTTTACCGCATGCGCTGCAAACGATGTGATGGAGTTCGATGAACTGGATCGCGATAACATTTGTATTATTCGCCTTAAAGATCGTGCAACGCAAGAACCATGCATCTGCGTACTTGAGCCTAATGCATTAAACACAGAAAGCGTTAACATTGCGCGTGAGCAATGCTCAACAAGTTGTGCATTGTGGGATTTCTATGCTCGTTCACCTCGGGAAAATACATGCAATCGCCTAACGCACCGATCCGATAATGAATCCAATCAGATCATTCTTTCTATAGAATTTTCCAAAAATACAGCGAATATAGCGGTTTCTCTTGATAATTCTTTGGAATTTGAAGACGCGATCATTGTATCGTTGGAAACTATCGCTTCTTTAATTGATGATGCAGTGACTCTTGCTATGCAAAGCCAATCAACAAATGCCGCTCAAGACCCTGAAGATCCAGAGCCAACCGAAACCGGCACGGGCACTGGACAAATCCAAGCCCCATACTCAGAATTTGAAGCGTATCCGGATGAAATTCCGGCAGTTATTAAACGCAGCGGAGCTACCTATACCGATTATGCTCGGCAAGCATACGCGCTCGCACTTTACCATTATTATTTATTAGCTGATTTTCTGGATAGCTCTCTCAACAATGTAAAAGCTTATTTTTCGCCAAATCGTTCATATGAAAAAAATTACAACCGATAAACATTTTTTTGCTCTTTATTATCCCCATGCACAGCGGCATGCAAAATCTTCATTCATCATTACCGATGAATTGATGATTCATCGAGTTGTTCGCGTTCTTCGCTTTGAAAAGAATGATGAATTTATCTTATTTGATAAAGAACTTCGTAGCATCGTTATACTTACCGCTGTAGATAAACATTCCATTACCGTACAAGTTTTAGATACTCAAGAAAACATTCAACTCACCCCAACGATTACGGTGCTTATTCCCGTCTTAAAGCGAGAAGCGCTCGAAGAAGCGATATACAATGCTGTGGAATGTGGAGCAAATGAAATCCAATTAATGATAACCGAAAAAACGCAGCGGGCATGGGGCGGTGCAAAAGAACAAGAGCGATTAGAAAAAATTATTATCGCTGCATCTGAGCAAGCAAAACATTTTACGCTTGCTGGTCTCAAAGCGCCAAAAGCGTTCAATGAACTTTTGCAAAGCACAAAAAAAGAACCGTTTATTTTTTTTGACGCCCAAGGAGAGCACCTTTCTCAAACGATAAAAACATTGCATGGGCAAAAGCACACCCATTTGCGTTTAATGTTTGGGCCTGAGGCAGATCTTTCTTTAGCTGAAAAAGAAACACTCAAAAAACATAACGCTTTTTGTACTAAACTCACATCTACCATTTTGCGTGCACCCCAAGCGGTTGCCGTTGGAGTTGGCGCTATTCGTTCCCTTTTAACACATGATGATAGTGCTCAATAAGCTGAGCAATGCATTTTTCTGCACGATAATTTTGTGCAGTTTGAACTGCTCCTTGCGATAGTTTTTGATGCAAATGGTTATCGGACGCTAAGGTTTCTAGTTTTGTTTTCATTTCATCGATATTTGCAACTAAAAATCCATTAACCATCGATTGTACAATATCGCGCGAGCCGGGAGCATCAACCGCAATAACCGGCAACCCATTTGCCATCGCTTCTGCTAGCACGAGGCCCTGCGTTTCTGTTTTTGATGCAAATATAAACGCATCTGCTGAGCGATATTCATGCGAAAGAATTTCTTGCGCCGGCTTTTCTATAAATCGCACTTCATTTGGACTAAATTTACAAAATCCGTATGCATATTTTTGCAATTCATTATACAAAGATCCGTAGCCTATCAAGGTTAATTCAAATTTATTGATATCAAGCAATCGCATTGTATCGAGCAAGAAAAATAAATTTTTTTCAGTAACAAATCGAGAAACTGTGAGCATTCGAAACCTTTTATTGTTTTTTACATGCTCGCTTGAAAAGAAATGATCCCTTATTGGAGTCGGAATAACGGTGATCGATTTTCTAATGCCGACATCTTCCAATTGTTTTTTTATAGACGAACTGGGCGCAATAAGAAGATCGGTACGCGCACAAAAACGCTGCACTAAATAGGTGATAGTTTTTGTCGTTACCGGTTGCGGTAGAAGTGGTACGTAATGCGCATACTCTTCGTATTGCGTGTGATAAGTAAATATAAGCGGTATCTTATTTTTATAAGCTAATTGTTGCGCAACATCCCCCAAGAGAAACGGATGATGCACGTGGATTATATCGGGGCGAAATTCTGCTATCAGCTTTTTCATAAAGGCGTTAATTCTCCAGGGAACCGCCATATGATTGCCTTTGTGTAAGAAAGTGATCGCCGATGGAATTCTGATCACATACGATTCATCTTTGCATGGAACACCAAAATCGAGCGTTATGAGCCGAACTTCATGGCCTCGCCCCATCAATTCTTCAATTAATATTGTAAGCGCACTCACAACACCGCCGCTATACGGCTTAAAATTATTTGAAACAAAAAGAATTTTTAATTGTCTCTGATCTTCGAGCATGCATTATTCCAGTACGGTTATGTACGAATATAATTTCAGTGTATCTAGAATACGCTCTACCGCCAATTAGAAAAAATTAATAACAAATCAAATCTCTCTTTTAAATACTGGGGTCCCTGGAAAAACTTGATCAAGTTTTTCTGGGGTAAAAAGAAGGGCGAGTGGAGTGTCCCGCCTCGCCCTTATGATGGAGTAGAGTGTGTTCTTTTAATATGCTCTACCGCTTGTTGTTGCTACGGGTTGCTTGATCGTCATTGCTGGATTATCTCTTTGTGCCGGCTGCGATACATTCATCATGCCACTCTGATCTATTTGGCTTGATATATCAGCAGGCATATTTTTTTGTAAACCTGATAAGTGCAATTGTACTTTTGAAATTCGGTCATCAAGCTTATCTATTTGGCCTTTGAGTTTTTGCGCTTGCGCACTGTTTTTATCTGCAATTGCATCATATTGAGTATGTAAAGCATCCATATGCTGACCATAATCATCACGAAGTTTTTTCAATTGTGTTTGAACGTCATCCCATTTTTTATCTTGTGCAAGCTGATCCAACGCCATTGGATCCATTCCTGGCTCTATTTCTTCATCAACTAAATCGTATCCCCAATATGGATAGTAATCGTTGTACACAACACTAACCGCTTGTTGAGGAATTGCGTAATCATACCAAAGTGCTAATGCGCCTAAACCGAGAAGTCCTGCGCCCCATCCCCATGCCCATGGAGAAAGGCCCCAACCCCAGCCCCAGCCGCCCCACCAGCCGTTGCCCCAACCGTGGTTACGCCAGCCATGATTTCCATGATGCGCAAATGAACGATTTCCTCGTGCGCCACGACCAGCACCCCTGCCTCTACCCATTCCACGCGCGCCACGCCCTGCACCTCTACCTGCAGCTCCTCTGCCCATTCCGCGAGCCCCCCCGCGACCCATACCTCGAGCGCCAGTTCGCGATATTCCGCGTCCGCCACCGGTTCGCGCCATCCCGCGGCCTCCACCAGTGCGAGCCATACCTCGTCCGCCACCGCGCCCCATACCGCCACGGCTCATTGATCTACCACCGCCACCGCGACTCATGCCTCTACCACCGCCGCCACGTCCACCGCCTCCGCGGCCACCACCACCGTGGCCACCACCACCGCGAGCATCAAGCATATCAACAGCCATTACGCTGATGATTGCTACGAGCACTATCGCCAAAAATTTCTTCATCCTACTCTCCTTTTTTTGCGCACTTCGCGCATGTATACTTATGATTATTTTACTATTTGCAATTAAAACAACGCAATTAATTTTATCATTTGTGCTTATTAACCTTATTTTTCCGCATTTTTTAAGGTATGCGTGAAAAATTTATCTGTAAAAGAGAAACAGGAAAAACAAAAATTCTTCTATCGCTATAATGAATAAAAATGATGTAGTTTGAATAGCGAAAAACAAATGAAGGAGAAAAAAAATGCGTACAATTAAAGCTTTTTTGGTAATTGCGCTCATTGCACAACCATTGCAAGCAAAACTTCTCAATTTTGAAAACCAAACTACAGCACAAAAAATTGCATTGGGTGCTGGAACTTTGGGCTATTTAGGATATCTGGGATATAAATATTATTCTTGCAAAAAAGAAGTCGCAGAAAATAAACACCTTATTAAACAACATGAAGGAAAAGGCACAGTTCCTGTACCAAAAAAAATTGAAGAAATGTTTGAAGCGAAGAACTTAGCATCATTAGCAAAAAATCCTAACCGCGAATACCGCTGGAAACCTCAAGTGGAACGAATCCAAACAGAAAAACGCAAGTTCGTTCCGGGTTGCCTCACTCATATAACAAGATCGCTATGTCATCCATTTGTTGTTGAAAATCTATACATTACAGTAAGTGAAAAAGATCCCGCGCAACTATTAATAAAGTCAAATTCACAGGGTGAAGACAGTGATGCAAGCGCCATAGAAGATTATGGACAAAACCGCGTTTCATTGCACGATTCAAAATTCAAAGTCAACGGATGGAAAGCGGCGGTTTTAATTCAAGCATCTATTGGATTGGGATTATTATGCCAACAAGCGGTACGTTTAATGGGTAAATAAATGAAAAGCTAACGCTTGTTTAACAGTTTCTAGTAAACGCATGTATTTATTTAAAAATTGTTACAGATTGCTATACTGAATCGGCTTTAACAATTTTTAATGAGAGATTTTTATGAAAAACTTTATGCGCATCTCGGCGCTCTTAATGGTTCTTACTTTGCCGATACACGAATCGATCGCAGAGCAACAATATGGGTTTAGCGCTGATTCTTTCTCGAATGCAAAAAAAATTGCTGCCACCGCTGGCATCGTTTTTGGAATTGGATTTACTGCATATCAGCGCCATAGAGCAAAACAATTTATACAAAGTGAAAAAAATAATAAGAATGTCGATAGATCGCACACACTTAAAACTATCTACGCAACTCTCGGCAGCGTCACCAGCGCCACGAAAGATCATTCATTCTTCCCCTGGCAAGTTCAAACGTCAAAATTTATTGTATGTAAAAATGGCTCGGAAGACGAAATTCACGTACTTACGCCACAATTTGGTCCGTTAGTGGGATCTCTGCCAAAAGCACTCTTTACGGTTGGCGCATTTGCACTAATCGGATCGCAAATGCTGCGCTCTCCTGGTAAATAATTTTTCTAAGAGTTTTATTTAAGGGATCGCTCAATTGCGGTCCCTTCCTTTTAAGGAGACCTCAAAGTGAAAATTCGTACATTGCGTATAGTTTTAATAATGTCGCTTTACTGCATTCCAGCATCAGTTATTAGTGCACCGGTCATTAATGCGATCGACTCAAAGACAATAAGCCTTTTTTCAGTCGGGGCAGCGACCGGCTTGCTTATCTCGCTTTTTCATCGCGATTGGGTGCTTGATAAAGTCGCACAAATTAATCAGATGCACGGCTCTGGTGATTTATGCGATTCGACGCTTTGGAGTCCATTCTCGTTTAACGGGATCGATGATACGGTAATGGGCAAACCATTCGCGAAATCTTCAGAAGAAACTCGCGTGGAAGAGCAATTTCAATACAACTTAATCAGTGATAGAGTTCACTTTCCAACCCTCATGTCGACTCGCCATACAGTAACTAACGATTATTTAGTTAAAAAAGATAAGAGAGGTAAAAAATTTGCAATTAAAACTCATACGAGTTTTCATACAGTTGAAGTTGGCAGCATTTATCCTTACATCTTTGGAACCGCACTCATAACCCTTGGCACTGGTTATGCATTCACGCTTTTAAATAAAAAATAAATCGACCACAATGAATTATTCTTCTGGCATCTTAGTATTGCTCTTATTATTTTCTCAAAATGCTATTCAGTCATTTGATCAAAAAAATTTGTATGCTGCAGCTGGAATCGGTGCACTCACTTTAGTAGGAGTGCAATGGTGTTATTTGCATCAAGTTTCAAAAAAAATAGTTCATGAAAAAAGAATCCCTTTTATCTTGGAAAAAGAAGATTCATTAAAAGATTATTTACAACCATATTGCCCTATCTTTTCAAGCACGCTTAAAAATCAAATTGAGCCAGAGGAGTTAAATAAAAAAAAGAATGGCGAAACAATTGAATCAACAATTATCTTCAAAAAATATAAATTCCCTTTTTTGTTTTACATAGAAAATAATCTCACTTTGGAGTACACCATTCAAGGTGCGGAAAATCTATTTTCGGAGAATAAAATCGATCTGGGAAAGATTAAAAAGCATACCGCACAAGTAAAACCTGTTTTTTATACGGTTCCATTATTGAGTTTTTTTGCCGGATGGATGGGCGCACGAATAACGCAATCGCATCCAAAAAAAATCTAGAATTATATTTATTCAACTCACCTGAAGAACCGGTGTTCACCAATCAATCTTTTTATCTTCGACAATATTGCTACCTATGTATAAAAAATTACCCCTTTGGTTTATTTTTTCAGATTGACATTTAAATCAATTATGGCAAACTAGTTAATATAACACCAAAAATCAATAGTTATCGAGGAGAAATTTATGTTTAAATCTAAAAAATTAGCGATAATGCTTATGCTGCTAACGTTGCACCTAGCAATAAGCTCGAAATCTAATGCGGCCAGCGATGTATCAACATTCGCTTTAGGAACTGGCGTGGGAGCAGCTCTAGTTGGCTTTAACTGGCTTCAAACTAACGTTTATTCTTATTTGATTAACAAATACAACCAAGAAAATGCTCCCCTAGCACCACAAGATATACAAGAACAAATAAGACGTACTGCAAGCAATAATTATCAAGCTTTCGAGCAGGATGTAAAAAAAACGCCAATACACTTAAGCGCTATTACCCTAGATCAGATTAATACACAAAAAACAACAATCGCAAATCAATTCTATATCGGTCACAATGAGCACTCACAACAGTTTAAAGCTCAGGAAATGAAAAATCCCGTCTCGTTAACGGTGCCTGAAGATAGAGTGACCTCTTTCTTCCCTTATATTTTTAAAGCTGATTCACACTTAAATATATCTTACTCAGTAAATAATGATGATAAGTATATTTATTCAACTCCCACCGCCGTAACATCGCACACCGCTCAAGTTGGCGTAAGTTCTCACGCTTATTTGAAAACGTTTGGTGTTTGCTGCGTATCAGGATTAATGGCTCTTGGGACAAAAAAAGCAATTGAATATTTTACACGATAAATTTATCATTACGGTATGAGGCATCTAAGAAAAGATGCCTCTTTTTTTATGGAAACTTATCAATATTTAGCTTTTTCCAATCCGCATCAAATAGTTGAATGCCGCGATCTGTAAGTAAATGACTGCTCGCTTGTTCTAGCACTACAACAGGGAGTGTCGCTGCATCTGAGCCGGCCGCAATTGCTTCATGAAGATGCCGCACAGAACGAAGCGATGCTGCAAGCAAACCGGTTTGATAATCGTAGCAATCAAGCATATCGCCAATTTCAAAAAGAAGATCGCTTCCGCGTACATCGATATCATCCCATCTTCCGATAAACGGCGAAATATAGGCAACGCCAAGTTTGCACATAAAAAGAGCTTGCTCAAGGGTGAAAACAAGCGTTACATTCACACGCAATCTATCTTCCACTAATTTTTTGATGACCGCATAATAATCTTTGTGGCAAGGCACTTTTACAAGAATATTTTTATGCAATTTTGCGATTTGATGAGCTTGTTCATAAACTTTTTTTGGTTCTTTTTCGGTAATTTCTACCGAAATTTCCCCAGCAGGAAGCAATGCACAAATCTCATTCACTGTTTGCCGCGGATTACCGCCAGCTTTTGATAAATGCGATGGATTAGTGGTAACGCCATCAATAAGGCCAGTTGTTGCCCATTGGCGAATTAATCCTATATCAGCCGTATCGAGAAATATCTTCATATATTTTTTTTCCTGTTTTATCCCCACAAATTCCAACTGATCTATCAACAGTATCGCCCCAGATTATTATTGACGTCAAGAAAGCTAGATCTCTTTTTCCCCCACAATCATGACTGAAAGTCATGTGAGCAGATTAAAAATTCTTGCAGAGCTTCAAGTGCCTTGTTTATGGTAACATTTATAGGTCATTTATTTGTCAAAAAAAGGAGACAACTTCCATGGCACAATTCAAATTCAGTAAACTGGATACCACTACCCAAGGTATTATTTTATTTACCCTCGGCGTCGTACTTTTACTCTATACACTTAACATTTTCACCGCTTGGTTCAATGCAATTCTCATCATCAGCGCATTTGCGATGCTCGTAATCGGCGCAATAAAATTAGAATTACCTGAGCGCTTGAAAAAATTATTCAAAAAACGCTAACGGGGACAATTGCTCTAACGCACTTCGCTCCTAGATCTCTTCATTTTTCTATATCTATAGCTAGAGATAATCTAGACGCTCAACCAATCTGCTGCTTGTACCTTTCACTTGAGTACAAGCAGCAGAAGTTAATTTAGTTCGTTTCTTGTTTAGTAATAATAACGCGTGTTGGCACGGCCATCTTAATATTGTGCTCTCTAAATAGTTTTGTCAGCCCCAATCGAACATCACTGGCAATATCCCATTTACGCATAATATTCACATCGCTCACAAATCCGCGTACTTTGAATCTAAAACCGTTTTCATCAAAATCGTTCAAGCGCACTACCGGGCGCGGGCTTTTGAGTACATCAGGATTATTTTCCAGAACATGCAAAATTAACGATTTAACTTTTACCGGATCGGTATCGAACGGTACCGTAAAATCGATATCATCAAACCCTATGAAATTGCGCGCATAGTTCCAATTATTAATTGGCCTACTTAAAATCATAGAATTAGGAACGATGATCGTATAACTATCGCGTCGACGCATAATAATTGAACGAGGGGTAATTTTTCGTACCACACCTTCATAATCGGCATCGATCATAATATAATCGCCCACCTGAATCGGGCGCTGTACTAAAATAATGAAATACGAAATAAAGTCACCAATTGGTTCTTTAACAATGTAACCAATCGAACCGATTACAACACCAATTGCTAGAAGTAGCGTGCCAAGGCCGCCCCATTGAAAACCAAAATAAATCGCTATAACAATAATAAGATAGCGTAAAATACTTGTAACCGTATTTTGCACTCCCAAATCAACCGGCAATAGATCAAAAATTAATTTGAGCACAAATCGATTAATGAGAAGCGCGAGTACAAATCCACCAGCGATAAATGAAAGCACCACGAATAATTTAAGAGGCGTGAAATAAATGAGTTGCCCCGTTGTTTTATCCACACCGGTATCAAAAAGTTGAAAATTAAGTGCTTGAGAAACATCGTTCCATGAAAATGGAATCATCCAAATGCGCGTTGCAACAACAACTGCAAAACAAAGCGTCACAATAAAAAGCGCAATCACAGAAAGACCATACAACGTTTTTGCATAGGCAAACCGTTCATGAGTCGATTCATCATCCGCTGCAAAATAGGCGGCAGATAAAAAGCGTCTAATGT is a window from the Candidatus Babeliales bacterium genome containing:
- the gpmI gene encoding 2,3-bisphosphoglycerate-independent phosphoglycerate mutase; translation: MEKKTLVLVILDGFGRSEQTNGNAIAHAEKPFFQMALEKYPHTLLAASGNAVGLAKGRIGNSEVGHLTIGAGRRIESDAVRIDTAIKNGKFFSNKMLVKALRKINKKNKLHIIGLVSNGRVHSDIKHLYALLKAAKENNIERVVIHAILDGRDVPQRSAEYFLNELEIWCKKNGIGTIGSLHGRFYAMDRDQHWDRTEQSYKILTEPQEIQFESWRAALEYYYAENISDEFVPPTQLKAMRTIEPDDGLIFFNFRPDRARQLTEPFVAQSFSHFSRSRVSLSFFITMTQYDKHNDTPFLFEQLEVKNTLKEVLSASGKKTCALAETEKYAHITYFFNGLKEEKLTNEMRVLIPSLGYRSYADAPCMSAPEITKRALEVLQENKYDFFLINYANADMVGHSGDFNATVKAIECLDDQLKKLWEGVKKAHGILCITGDHGNAEQMIDPETGHEQTSHTTNPVYFIAMNAEKEKIDVSCLKELADIAPWILNQMHIRLPKEMERKKIED
- a CDS encoding RsmE family RNA methyltransferase; this translates as MKKITTDKHFFALYYPHAQRHAKSSFIITDELMIHRVVRVLRFEKNDEFILFDKELRSIVILTAVDKHSITVQVLDTQENIQLTPTITVLIPVLKREALEEAIYNAVECGANEIQLMITEKTQRAWGGAKEQERLEKIIIAASEQAKHFTLAGLKAPKAFNELLQSTKKEPFIFFDAQGEHLSQTIKTLHGQKHTHLRLMFGPEADLSLAEKETLKKHNAFCTKLTSTILRAPQAVAVGVGAIRSLLTHDDSAQ
- a CDS encoding glycosyltransferase — translated: MLEDQRQLKILFVSNNFKPYSGGVVSALTILIEELMGRGHEVRLITLDFGVPCKDESYVIRIPSAITFLHKGNHMAVPWRINAFMKKLIAEFRPDIIHVHHPFLLGDVAQQLAYKNKIPLIFTYHTQYEEYAHYVPLLPQPVTTKTITYLVQRFCARTDLLIAPSSSIKKQLEDVGIRKSITVIPTPIRDHFFSSEHVKNNKRFRMLTVSRFVTEKNLFFLLDTMRLLDINKFELTLIGYGSLYNELQKYAYGFCKFSPNEVRFIEKPAQEILSHEYRSADAFIFASKTETQGLVLAEAMANGLPVIAVDAPGSRDIVQSMVNGFLVANIDEMKTKLETLASDNHLHQKLSQGAVQTAQNYRAEKCIAQLIEHYHHVLKGNE
- a CDS encoding transaldolase family protein, with translation MKIFLDTADIGLIRQWATTGLIDGVTTNPSHLSKAGGNPRQTVNEICALLPAGEISVEITEKEPKKVYEQAHQIAKLHKNILVKVPCHKDYYAVIKKLVEDRLRVNVTLVFTLEQALFMCKLGVAYISPFIGRWDDIDVRGSDLLFEIGDMLDCYDYQTGLLAASLRSVRHLHEAIAAGSDAATLPVVVLEQASSHLLTDRGIQLFDADWKKLNIDKFP